The following coding sequences are from one Parabacteroides pacaensis window:
- a CDS encoding BF3164 family lipoprotein, translating into MKHIVYIFSFIIFLSCSNSKKSDSESNNDNLLVFDFDKAPIKDSIYVSSFISSVTPIVLETTNDNLIGFLSAMQVTDSCICILDDGPDSSGCLFVFNKQGKFLREIGKKGQGPGEYIGIHDFTIDEKNDQIFLVDDDSEKIRVYQFSTGKFLRNIDFKDDNVVYRHIQYNNNKLFVDFTYYGKTKTGPMVYVLDETTGDIESKCLDVDNHNHGWLEPFFKGESFFYCKNSDKPKYTQYFMDTIMAVNKDKLEPYVVIKSKDWVTDQDVRSRKNTTPDAEQDAYFKIHESPIAFNIQNYVESERYIYFFYTKQQKDIIVLYDKKNKTLIRGKCLVNDLVYNEGYGRIYVVGCGDENGMYGYIHSVSMPDFYRFMQDPLIPIKPEYRKFFENRITPESNSVLFYYEYKK; encoded by the coding sequence ATGAAACACATAGTGTATATTTTTTCTTTTATAATCTTTCTATCTTGTTCAAACTCTAAGAAGTCTGATAGTGAAAGTAATAACGATAATTTATTGGTGTTTGATTTTGATAAAGCACCGATAAAAGACTCTATTTATGTTTCCTCATTTATTTCCTCTGTCACTCCGATCGTTTTGGAAACTACTAATGATAATTTGATCGGATTTCTTTCAGCTATGCAAGTTACGGATAGTTGCATTTGTATATTAGATGATGGACCGGATAGTAGCGGCTGTTTATTTGTGTTCAATAAACAGGGGAAATTTTTAAGGGAGATAGGAAAAAAAGGACAAGGACCTGGCGAATATATAGGTATACATGATTTTACTATTGATGAAAAGAATGATCAAATCTTTTTAGTGGATGATGATAGCGAAAAAATACGAGTGTACCAATTTTCTACTGGGAAATTCCTTCGCAATATAGACTTTAAAGATGATAACGTAGTCTATAGGCATATACAATATAACAATAACAAATTATTTGTTGATTTTACCTATTATGGAAAGACAAAGACTGGCCCGATGGTATATGTTTTGGATGAAACGACAGGCGATATCGAATCAAAATGTTTGGATGTAGATAACCATAATCATGGATGGTTAGAACCTTTTTTTAAAGGAGAAAGTTTCTTTTATTGTAAAAATTCTGACAAGCCGAAATATACTCAGTATTTTATGGATACAATTATGGCTGTAAATAAAGATAAGCTAGAACCTTATGTGGTAATAAAATCGAAAGATTGGGTAACAGATCAAGATGTGAGAAGCCGTAAAAATACCACGCCTGATGCGGAACAAGATGCTTATTTTAAAATTCATGAATCACCTATTGCCTTTAATATTCAAAATTATGTAGAATCGGAAAGATATATTTATTTTTTTTACACTAAACAACAGAAAGATATAATCGTACTTTATGATAAGAAAAATAAAACGCTTATACGTGGCAAATGTTTAGTGAATGACCTGGTGTATAATGAAGGATATGGAAGAATTTATGTAGTTGGCTGTGGGGATGAAAATGGAATGTATGGATATATTCACAGTGTCAGTATGCCGGATTTTTATAGATTTATGCAGGATCCTTTAATTCCTATAAAGCCAGAATATAGAAAGTTTTTTGAGAATAGAATCACTCCAGAATCTAATTCGGTGCTATTCTATTATGAATATAAAAAGTAA